The following is a genomic window from Citrifermentans bemidjiense Bem.
GGGCGACGATATCCCCATCATCAAGGGTTCCGCTCTCAAAGGGCTCGAAGGCGACGCCGGCGAGCTGGGCGAGCAGGCAATCATGAAACTGATGGAAGCTGTCGACACCTACATCCCGGAGCCGGTTCGCGCCATCGACAAGCCGTTCCTGATGCCGGTCGAGGACGTGTTCTCCATCTCCGGTCGCGGCACCGTCGCAACCGGTCGTGTCGAGCGCGGCATCGTGAAAGTCGGCGAGGAGGTCGAGATCGTCGGCATGAAGGCCACCGCCAAGACCACCGTCACCGGCGTCGAGATGTTCCGTAAGCTCCTCGACGAAGGTCGCGCAGGCGACAACATCGGCGCGCTGCTGCGCGGCGTGAAGCGTGAAGAGATCGAGCGCGGCCAGGTTCTGGCCAAGCCGGGCTCCATCACCCCGCACACCAAGTTCAAGGCAGAAGCCTACATCCTCTCCAAAGAGGAAGGCGGCCGTCACACCCCGTTCTTCAACGGCTATCGCCCGCAGTTCTACTTCAGGACCACCGACGTGACCGGGATCGTTGACCTCGAGGCAGGCGTCGAGATGGTTATGCCTGGCGACAACGTCTCGGTGACCGTCAACCTGATCACCCCGATCGCGATGGACGAAGGTCTGCGTTTCGCAATCCGCGAAGGCGGCCGCACCGTCGGCGCCGGTGTCGTAGCCTCCATCATCGAGTAAGGTACATCGAGCGCGCGTTTCGTTGCCGGTTTCCCCGGTGCGAAACGCGATGCTCTTTTTAAATTAGTTTGAAAAGGACACAAAGACATGCCTAGAGACATCATCACCCTTGGTTGCACCGAGTGCAAACAGCGTAACTATACGACCACCAAGAACAAGAAAAATACGCCTCAGAAACTGGAGTTCAACAAGTACTGCCGTTTCTGCCAGAAGCACACTCTGCACAAAGAAACCAAATAGTACAGTTTGGGATCCCGGTGTTCTGGGATCCCCGCCGCAGGCCAGTAGCTCTAACGGCTAGAGCACCGGTCTCCAAAACCGGGTGTTGGGGGTTCGAATCCCTCCTGGCCTGCCATTTTATTTCGATTTCACCAAGTGGGAGTGACAAGTGCTCGCTAAAGCCAAGACTTTTTTTGAGGACGTACAGGCGGAACTCGCCAAGGTGACTTGGCCGACCCGCAAGGAGACCATCTCTACAGCTCAGGTAGTCGTCGTCATCATCGTGATCATCTCTCTGTATCTTGGCGCCTGCGACGCGGTCCTTACTAAGCTCATCAGGTCGATACTTCGCTAGGGGACTGAAAAATGGCACATAAATGGTACGGCGTACACACCTACTCCGGATTCGAGAACAAGGTGCGCCTCTCGCTTGCCGAGCGCATCAAGAACCTCGAGATGGAGGAGTTCTTCGGCGAGATCCTGATCCCGTGCGAAACCGTCGTCGAACTGAAAAAGGGTGAGAAGAAGACTTCGTCCAGGAAGTTCTTCCCCGGCTACATCCTGGTTAACATGGAATTGAACGACGACACCTGGCACGTGGTCAAAGAGACCGCTAAAGTGACCGGGTTCGTCGGAGGCAACAACCCCTTCCCGATCCCGGACGACGAAGTTGCCAAGATCACGAAGAGGATGGAGGAGGGCGCCGAGAAGCCCCGTCCCAAGGTTCTCTTCGAGGTGGGCGAGACGGTGCGGGTCATCGACGGTCCTTTCCTCAACTTCTCCGGCGTAGTCGAGGACGTGAAACCCGACAAGGGGAAACTCAAGGTCATGGTCAGCATCTTCGGGCGCGCCACCCCGGTCGAGCTCGAGTTCATGCAGGTAGAAAAGCAGTAGGGGCGACCCGGCTGTTACCTATAAGACGCTTCAGGCAGTTCGAAGGAATGATAAAGGAGTAGGAAAATGGCGAAAAAAATTACCGGTTATATAAAGCTGCAGGTACCCGCAGGAAAGGCTAACCCCTCTCCCCCGATCGGTCCCGCACTCGGTCAGCACGGCGTCAACATCATGGAGTTCTGCAAGGCATTCAACGCGAAGACCCAGGCGGACGAGGGTACCATCACCCCGGTCGTCATCACCGTCTACGCCGACAGGTCCTTCACCTTCATCACCAAGACCCCGCCGGCTCCGGTTCTCATCAAGAAGGCTCTCGGCCTCCAGAGCGGCTCCGCGGTCCCCAACAAGACCAAGGTCGGCAAGCTCACCAAGGACCAGGTTCGCGAGATCGCTACCAAGAAGATGCCCGACCTCAACGCAGCTAGCCTTGAGGCTGCCATGAAGACCATCGAAGGCACCGCGCGCAGCATGGGCGTTGAAATAGTTTAAGTAAAGAGAGGGTAACTAGAAATGTCTATGTCAAAGAAGCTTAAAGAGGCTCGCGCCAAGGTCGACAGGACCAAAACCTATCCCCTCGCGGACGGCATTGAGCTGGTCAAGGGCGCTGCATTCGCCAAGTTCGACGAGACCGTCGACCTCGTGGTGAAGCTGGGCGTCGATCCCCGTCACGCCGACCAGATGGTTCGTGGCGCCGTGGTGCTCCCGAACGGCCTGGGCAAGGACGTACGCGTCCTGGTGTTCGCCAAGGGCGAGAAGGAGAAGGAGGCCCGCGAGGCCGGTGCCGATTACGTTGGCGCCGATGACCTGGTCGCCAAGATCCAGGGCGGCTGGTTCGAGTTCGACACCGCCATCGCTACCCCGGACATGATGGGTGTGGTCGGCAAGATCGGTAAGCTCCTCGGTCCCCGCGGCCTGATGCCGAACCCGAAGGTCGGTACCGTGACCTTCGACCTGGCCCGCGCCATCAAGGAATCCAAGTCCGGTAAGGTCGAGTTCCGCGTCGAGAAAGCCGGTATCGTCCACGCCCCGGTAGGGAAGGTCTCCTTCGCCGCCGACACCCTGAAGCAGAACGTGGTCGCCCTGGTGGAAGCCCTCCAGAAGGCTAAGCCGGCTGCCGCCAAGGGTACCTATATGAAGAAGGTCTCCGTATCTTCCACCATGGGCCCCGGCGTCAACATCGATCTCGCTGACATCAGCGCGATCTTGAAATAAATAGCAGTAAAGCTGTAAAGCCAAAGTCAAAGACAGTAGGTGCCTGAAAGACAGATTGAGAGAGAAACCTTTATCTTAATCTGCTTCTCAAGGGTTAAACGCCTCACGGCGGCCAACCGAGACTTGCAAGACGTTGCGCGAAAATGCATGTTCCCGCAACTTCCTGACTTTGGCGGGGTTCCGTACCCGTATACCAAAAGAAAGGAGGAAGGCGCTTGAATAAGGAAAACAAACAAGAACTTGTTGCCGAGATGCACGACAAGCTCCAGAGGGCCCAGGCGGTCTTTCTCGCGGATTTCCGCGGGATGAACGTCGGCCAAGCCACTGAGCTCAGAAACGAGCTCAGGAAAGCGAACGCCGAGTACAAGGTCGTCAAGAACACCCTGCTCGAGATCGCTTCCAAAGGGACCGACAAGGAAGGGCTCAACCCCTACTACGCCGGCCCTACGGCTATCGCTCTTTGCTACGACGATCCCGTCGCAGCGGCCAAGGTGCTGTCCCGCTTCAACAAGGAAAACACCAACCCGTTTACCTTGAAAGCCGGCGTGCTCACCGGCAAGACCATCAACGTGGCTGACATCCAGGCTCTCGCAGACCTGCCGAGCCGTGAAGTGCTTATCGCCAAGATGCTGGGCAGCATGCAGGCACCGGCAAGCAACTTCGTACGCGTTCTGGCAGCAGTCCCGGGCGGCTTTGTACGCGCGCTGGACGCGATCCGCGCACAGAAAGAAGCCTAGTCACAGTTCACACACACTTTCGCTCAACCATCTAAAATATTCTGTGGAGGAATAAAGAAATGGCTATCACCAAAGAAGAAGTAATCAGCTTCATCGAAAACATGTCCGTCCTCGAACTTGCTAACCTCGTGAAAGAGCTCGAGGAGAAGTTCGGCGTTTCCGCAGCAGCTCCGGTTGCTGTCGCTGCTGCAGGCCCGGCTGCCGGCCCGGCTGAGTCCGCTGAAGAGAAGACCGAGTTCGACGTCATCCTGAAGGCCGCTGGCGCCAACAAGATCGCAGTCATCAAGGTCGTCCGCGGCCTGACCTCCCTGGGCCTGAAAGAAGCCAAGGACCTGGTCGACGGCGCACCGCAGCCGGTCAAGACTGGCATCTCCAAAGAAGAAGCTGCCGACGCACAGAAGCAGCTGGTCGAGGCAGGCGCAGAAGTGGAAGTGAAATAAGTAGTCCTGCACCGATCTTTACCAAAGCCAAGGTCGCTTCATGCGGCCTTGGCTGTTCTATTTTAGTTTGAGGCCGCTTCACCCCGCTGTACCCGCCACAACTACCACAGCAGGAAATTCAAGGGGGTGGAGGTCTTCCAAGGCGTTCACCACAAGGAGAAGATATGGCTTATTCAATCGCGAATAACCCCCTGTTGCGCAAGAACTTCGCCAAGATCCACAAGATCATCGACATACCGAACCTCATCGACATCCAGAAAAATTCCTACAAGAGATTCCTCCAACTAGACACTCCCGTAGACGCACGCAAAAATTCCGGCCTCGAAGCCGTTTTCCGCAGCGTCTTCCCGATCAGGGACTTCAGCGACACCGCCTCGCTTGAGTACGTTTCGTATTCGCTCGGCGCGCCCAAGTACGACGTGGAGGAGTGCCACCAGCGCGGCATGACCTTCGCGGCCCCGATGAAGGTGAAGGTGAGGCTGGTGGTGTGGGATGTGGCGAAGGACCCCGGTACCAGATCGATCCGCGATATCAAGGAGCAGGAGGTTTATTTCGGCGAAATCCCGCTGATGACCGACAACGGGACCTTTATCATAAACGGCACCGAGCGCGTCATCGTGAGCCAGCTGCACCGCTCTCCGGGCGTTTTCTACGACCACGACAAAGGGAAGACCCACTCCAGCGGCAAGGTGCTCTACTCCGCTCGCGTGATTCCGTACCGCGGCTCGTGGCTTGACTTTGAATTTGACCATAAAGACATCCTTTATGTTCGCATAGACAGACGGCGCAAGATGCCGGCCACCGTGCTCCTCAAGGCGCTCGGCTACTCCAATGACGCGCTGATCAACTACTTCTACAAGTCCGAAGAGGTAAAGCTCGGCGACAACGGCGCCATGACCAAGCTCGCCGACGCTGAGCTTCTCTCGAACCAGAAGGCTACCGCTGACATCGTCGACCCGGCTACCGGCGAGGTGATCCTCAAGGCGAACCGCAAGTTCACCAAGGCGGCGCTCAGGAAGATGGCCGAGCACGGGATCAAGGAGATCCCCATCTCCGAGGAGGAGGTGGTTGCAAAGGTCGCTTCGCACGACATCTACGACCCGGCTACCGGCGAGATCATCGTGGAGTGCAACGAGGAGCTCACCCAGGCCAAACTCGAGGAGATCATCCAGAAGGGGATCACCACCTTCCAGGTGCTCTTCATCGACAACCTGCACGTCACCTCCAGCTTCCGCGACACCATCCTGATCGACAAGATCGGCTCCACCGACGAGGCGCTGATCGAGATCTACCGCCGTCTGCGTCCGGGCGACCCGCCGACGCTTAAGAGCGCGCTGGTTCTCTTCGAGAACCTGTTCTTCAACGCGGAGCGCTACGACCTCTCCGCCGTCGGCCGCCTGAAGCTCAACTACAAGCTGGGCGTAGACGTGCCGCTTGACTGCATGACGCTCACCCGCGAGGACATCCTCGAGGTGGTGCGCTACCTGATCGAGCTGAAAAACGGCAAGGGGAACATCGATGACATCGACCACCTGGGCAACCGTCGTGTCCGCGCCGTGGGCGAGCTTTTGGAAAACCAGTACCGCATCGGCCTGGTCAGGATGGAGCGCGCCATCAAGGAGCGCATGAGCCTGCAGGAAGTCGAGAACCTGATGCCGCACGACCTGATCAACTCCAAGCCGGTCTCCGCAGTAGTGAAGGAGTTCTTCGGCTCCTCGCAGCTCTCCCAGTTCATGGACCAGACCAACCCGCTCTCCGAGGTCACGCACAAGCGCCGTCTCTCGGCTCTGGGACCGGGGGGCCTAACCCGCGAGCGCGCGGGCTTCGAAGTCCGCGACGTACACCCGACCCACTACGGCCGCGTCTGCCCGATCGAGACCCCTGAGGGTCCGAACATCGGTCTCATCGCGTCGCTCTCTACCTACGCAAGGATCAACGAGCACGGCTTCGTCGAGACGCCGTACCGCGTGGTCAGTGAAGGGAAGGTGACCGACGAGGTCCGCTTCTTCTCGGCTCTCGAGGAGGAAGGGCACGCCATCGCCCAGGCCAACGCCGAGATCGATAAAGACGGGCGCTTCGCAGCTGACTACATCTCGGCCAGGAAATCCGGCGAGTTCGTCCTCGTGGGACGCGACGAGCTGGAGCTTATGGACGTGGCCCCGATGCAGCTGGTTTCCGTCGCGGCATCGCTGATCCCGTTCCTCGAGAACGACGACGCGAACCGCGCACTGATGGGTTCCAACATGCAGCGCCAGGCCGTTCCGCTTCTGCGCGCCGACTCTCCGCTGGTAGGAACCGGGATGGAGCGCGTCGTCGCACGCGACTCCGGTGTTTCCTCGGTTGCCCGCCATAACGGGGTGGTGGAGAGCGTCGATGCCTCCCGCATCGTCGTCAAAATCGACGAGGATCAGTACGACGCGACCGGCACCGGCGTCGACATCTACAACCTGATCAAGTTCGCCCGCTCCAACCAGAACACCTGCATCAACCAGAGGCCGGTGGTAAAGGTAGGCGACCACGTGAAGGCTGGCGACATCATCGCCGACGGCCCCTCCACCGACATGGGCGAGCTGGCTCTGGGGCAGAACGTGCTGATCGCGTTCATGCCGTGGGGCGGCTACAACTACGAGGACTCCATCCTCATCTCGGAGCGCCTGGTAAAAGACGACCGCTACACCTCGATCCACATCGAGGAGTTCGAGGCCGTGGCCCGCGACACCAAGCTCGGCAAGGAGGAGATCACCTCCGACATCCCGAACCTGGGCGAAGAGACCCTGAAGGACCTGGACGAGTCGGGCATCATCAGGATCGGCGCTGAAGTCCGTCCGGGCGATATCCTGGTCGGCAAGATCACTCCGAAGGGCGAGACCCAGCTCTCCCCGGAAGAGAAACTCCTGCGCGCCATCTTCGGCGAGAAGGCGGGCGACGTGCGCGACACCTCGCTGCGCGTACCGCCGGGGGTGGAAGGTACCGTCATCGGTGCCAAGATCTTCTCCCGTAAGGGTGCCGACAAGGACGCCCGTACCGAGATCATCGAGAAGGCCGAGGAGATGCGGCTTCGGAAAGACGAGCAGGACGAGATCCGGATCATCCGCGATTCGGCTATCGGGAAGCTGAAGAAACTGCTGGTGGGCAAGGCCGCCGCAGTGAAGATAGAAGGGAGCGACGGCAAGGTGCTGATCCCGAAAGGGGCGGCCATCACCGAGGAGATGCTGAAATCGTTCTCCATGGACCGCTGGGACGAGATCTCCATCGCCGACGACGACACCATCGACGAGAAAGTGGCCCAGACGCTCTCCACGCTGAACCAGCAGATCGACATCATCAAGTACGTCTTCGACGACAAGGTGCAGAAGCTGCGCCGCGGCGACGATCTGCCGCCGGGCGTCATCAAGATGGTCAAGGTCTACATCGCCATCAAGCGTAAGCTCCAGGTGGGCGACAAGATGGCGGGCCGCCACGGTAACAAGGGTGTCGTTTCCAGGATCCTCCCGGAAGAGGACATGCCGTACATGGAAGACGGCCGTCCGGTAGAGATCGTGCTGAACCCGCTGGGCGTACCTTCCCGTATGAACGTTGGGCAGATCCTCGAGATGCACCTCGGCTGGGGCGCCAAGGG
Proteins encoded in this region:
- the tuf gene encoding elongation factor Tu; this encodes MAKAKFERTKPHVNIGTIGHVDHGKTTLTAAITKVLAGKGQAEFKAFDQIDNAPEERERGITIATAHVEYETDKRHYAHVDCPGHADYVKNMITGAAQMDGAILVVSAADGPMPQTREHILLARQVGVPYIVVFLNKADMVDDEELLELVELEVRELLSSYDFPGDDIPIIKGSALKGLEGDAGELGEQAIMKLMEAVDTYIPEPVRAIDKPFLMPVEDVFSISGRGTVATGRVERGIVKVGEEVEIVGMKATAKTTVTGVEMFRKLLDEGRAGDNIGALLRGVKREEIERGQVLAKPGSITPHTKFKAEAYILSKEEGGRHTPFFNGYRPQFYFRTTDVTGIVDLEAGVEMVMPGDNVSVTVNLITPIAMDEGLRFAIREGGRTVGAGVVASIIE
- the rpmG gene encoding 50S ribosomal protein L33, producing the protein MPRDIITLGCTECKQRNYTTTKNKKNTPQKLEFNKYCRFCQKHTLHKETK
- the secE gene encoding preprotein translocase subunit SecE, translating into MLAKAKTFFEDVQAELAKVTWPTRKETISTAQVVVVIIVIISLYLGACDAVLTKLIRSILR
- the nusG gene encoding transcription termination/antitermination protein NusG, which encodes MAHKWYGVHTYSGFENKVRLSLAERIKNLEMEEFFGEILIPCETVVELKKGEKKTSSRKFFPGYILVNMELNDDTWHVVKETAKVTGFVGGNNPFPIPDDEVAKITKRMEEGAEKPRPKVLFEVGETVRVIDGPFLNFSGVVEDVKPDKGKLKVMVSIFGRATPVELEFMQVEKQ
- the rplK gene encoding 50S ribosomal protein L11, whose translation is MAKKITGYIKLQVPAGKANPSPPIGPALGQHGVNIMEFCKAFNAKTQADEGTITPVVITVYADRSFTFITKTPPAPVLIKKALGLQSGSAVPNKTKVGKLTKDQVREIATKKMPDLNAASLEAAMKTIEGTARSMGVEIV
- the rplA gene encoding 50S ribosomal protein L1: MSMSKKLKEARAKVDRTKTYPLADGIELVKGAAFAKFDETVDLVVKLGVDPRHADQMVRGAVVLPNGLGKDVRVLVFAKGEKEKEAREAGADYVGADDLVAKIQGGWFEFDTAIATPDMMGVVGKIGKLLGPRGLMPNPKVGTVTFDLARAIKESKSGKVEFRVEKAGIVHAPVGKVSFAADTLKQNVVALVEALQKAKPAAAKGTYMKKVSVSSTMGPGVNIDLADISAILK
- the rplJ gene encoding 50S ribosomal protein L10 — protein: MNKENKQELVAEMHDKLQRAQAVFLADFRGMNVGQATELRNELRKANAEYKVVKNTLLEIASKGTDKEGLNPYYAGPTAIALCYDDPVAAAKVLSRFNKENTNPFTLKAGVLTGKTINVADIQALADLPSREVLIAKMLGSMQAPASNFVRVLAAVPGGFVRALDAIRAQKEA
- the rplL gene encoding 50S ribosomal protein L7/L12; the encoded protein is MAITKEEVISFIENMSVLELANLVKELEEKFGVSAAAPVAVAAAGPAAGPAESAEEKTEFDVILKAAGANKIAVIKVVRGLTSLGLKEAKDLVDGAPQPVKTGISKEEAADAQKQLVEAGAEVEVK
- the rpoB gene encoding DNA-directed RNA polymerase subunit beta; the protein is MAYSIANNPLLRKNFAKIHKIIDIPNLIDIQKNSYKRFLQLDTPVDARKNSGLEAVFRSVFPIRDFSDTASLEYVSYSLGAPKYDVEECHQRGMTFAAPMKVKVRLVVWDVAKDPGTRSIRDIKEQEVYFGEIPLMTDNGTFIINGTERVIVSQLHRSPGVFYDHDKGKTHSSGKVLYSARVIPYRGSWLDFEFDHKDILYVRIDRRRKMPATVLLKALGYSNDALINYFYKSEEVKLGDNGAMTKLADAELLSNQKATADIVDPATGEVILKANRKFTKAALRKMAEHGIKEIPISEEEVVAKVASHDIYDPATGEIIVECNEELTQAKLEEIIQKGITTFQVLFIDNLHVTSSFRDTILIDKIGSTDEALIEIYRRLRPGDPPTLKSALVLFENLFFNAERYDLSAVGRLKLNYKLGVDVPLDCMTLTREDILEVVRYLIELKNGKGNIDDIDHLGNRRVRAVGELLENQYRIGLVRMERAIKERMSLQEVENLMPHDLINSKPVSAVVKEFFGSSQLSQFMDQTNPLSEVTHKRRLSALGPGGLTRERAGFEVRDVHPTHYGRVCPIETPEGPNIGLIASLSTYARINEHGFVETPYRVVSEGKVTDEVRFFSALEEEGHAIAQANAEIDKDGRFAADYISARKSGEFVLVGRDELELMDVAPMQLVSVAASLIPFLENDDANRALMGSNMQRQAVPLLRADSPLVGTGMERVVARDSGVSSVARHNGVVESVDASRIVVKIDEDQYDATGTGVDIYNLIKFARSNQNTCINQRPVVKVGDHVKAGDIIADGPSTDMGELALGQNVLIAFMPWGGYNYEDSILISERLVKDDRYTSIHIEEFEAVARDTKLGKEEITSDIPNLGEETLKDLDESGIIRIGAEVRPGDILVGKITPKGETQLSPEEKLLRAIFGEKAGDVRDTSLRVPPGVEGTVIGAKIFSRKGADKDARTEIIEKAEEMRLRKDEQDEIRIIRDSAIGKLKKLLVGKAAAVKIEGSDGKVLIPKGAAITEEMLKSFSMDRWDEISIADDDTIDEKVAQTLSTLNQQIDIIKYVFDDKVQKLRRGDDLPPGVIKMVKVYIAIKRKLQVGDKMAGRHGNKGVVSRILPEEDMPYMEDGRPVEIVLNPLGVPSRMNVGQILEMHLGWGAKGLGWKIEEFLEKNAPHDEIKRFLKGAYDNPEMDRFLDTLEGEELLNLARRLKRGIPMSSPVFEGASEESIQSMLTHAGFSTTGQVTLYDGKSGDKFMHQVTVGIMYFLKLHHLVDDKIHARSIGPYSLVTQQPLGGKARFGGQRLGEMEVWAMEAYGAAYALQEFLTVKSDDVAGRTRMYEAIVKGKHTLEPGLPESFNVLIKELQSLGLDVELLEGDED